GGAGGTGCTTCAAATGTTTGATTAACATCAATAGTGAATATTATTATCATCGTCAGAACCGCACGGGGATCGACTGCCCCTCTTCCTACACACACGGGATCAGGAAGGCTTTTCCAGGGCCTGCGGGGACCAGCTCTCCATTTTGCAATAGACAGTGTTGGAGTTCTTGCAGCGGCAGCCGGGCCTGTTGACTTGGTCGTAGCAGCCCTGGCACGCCTTCAGGCACCCCTTGACGGGCGGGTAGCACAGCAAACAGGGGAACAGTACCGACAGTAATCCCATGCAGAGGAAGCGTGAGCAGCAGTGGGAGCGCGACAGCGAGCAGGGGTGGTCGGCGCACGAGTCTCCCTCGTCGTCATTGGAACAGTGGTAGAAGATGCCCTTGACCAGGCACATGCACGTGCCATGCTCCAGGGCGCTCTCCGCCGAGCACAGGCACTGGCCGTTGCAGGCCAGGCAAGAGGGCAGGGTCCTTGGGGTTGTGCAGTCCCCGCACTTGCACTTCCCGCAGCGCTCGCAGATGAACTGGTGGCCAGACGCCACGTCCCCTTTCCCTGAGGGCTTGAGCGGTGCCTCCAGTGGCGGCGGCGGGTGAGAGCCATGCTGGGGGGCTAGCAGCGCCTTGGGCTGAGCCCGAACAGGCTGAGTCCTCTCGGCtctgtggtggtgctggtggaggGCCACCATCCCCGGTCTAGAGGGAGGCGAGCGGGCCAGGAGTCCCTGCTCAGAGGATGCACTGCTGTTGCTCCCGGAGCTGGCCGCGCTGCCTGTACTGGTGGAGCGATTAAGGCCCGGGGCCCTGGTGCTACACTGCTGGCCTCcggctactaccaccaccccactGTGGTGGCCATGCCCTACCGGCCGGTGCTCATAGTTGTTGTTCACATTGACGAGGATCACCTCGTGAGTCCTCTCCTGCTGCTTGTCGGGCCTGGGTGCCATGCGGGGCGCAGGGGGCCTCCGGACCACCGACGGCCCCTCTGTGTACTCGTTGCTGGAGCGAATGGCCTTGATTTGGTCCAGGGAGAGGATGGCGGCATGATGGAGCTCCCGCTCGTAATCCGACCTCTGCCGGCCCTCCAGGGAAGGCTGCTGGATCACCACTAATGAACCGCCAGGGCCATGTTGACTTTGGAGCGCCATCTGGGGTGATCACCACTTCCGACATTCACCGTGGACTTGGCATGCATCAGAAAACCTGCAAGGGGGCGGCAAGGGAGACACAGAGAAGAGCCATCAGTAAAGACAAGGATGCCGTTTGTAAATGTGATCTAGGATGGTGGAGGTTTTGAATACTGTTCCCATAGCATTTTAGATTCAACTCATGATGGGAAAGGCTAaagagctgacaaagtaaaaccATCAACAGATCCCTGGATGGTCTCTATATAGTTCAAATAGTTTTCAGCAATGATCATCTGTTATAATACGCCTCTATTGAGGCGATTATTATTGTATGCTTTTTTTGTGGTTTAGGCTGTTTAGtgcttttaaaaatatctataATTTCTAACACTTCAGCAGGCCTACCTTCAACAATGTTAAGAGCATGTTCACTTAGCCCAAAAATTTTATTTGATCAACATCCCCTTTACAATGGCACATTTTAATGCTCTGGGCGAAGCAAGCCGTGGAAAAGTATACTATTAACTCGTTTTGTAGCTTCCTCAATAAGCACACATCCAAACTTCAGTACAAATACTTCCCGGTCTAATTTACATATGTATGACTAGTTAACATTATAAAGCGCCACGGCGACGGAACGAGGCCACGATTCAAGAGGACAAAATGAGCCGCCTCACTTATTATTCTATTACTAAACGGAAGACGGTTTGAAGGAAATGTTTAGACAATagggtaaaaatatatataaaaaatactaGGGTCGCGACAAAATGCCACAACGTCAGTGTCGACTTTATGTCCATGTAATTTCAAGCAAATGTTTAAGTTATTGTTCTTCTCAATAACTTCAAAAGCACATTTTTACAATCGAATTAAAACCTAATACCGTTACTCGTAGGCCTATTGGATACCAACAGCTTCTGGAATTAGCCGAGGTATCAGGCCTAGCTATAAACGCGTATCCGTCGAAACCGGAGTGCAAATGGGACTGATCGGTAAACACATATTGGCAAGGTGTAATCAGAATGACGCAAGCGAGTTAAAAAAAAGCGATAAAATGTACAGACAGGAATTCTCTACGTGAAGACAGCTTGCTTATGATCAAGGCTCTAATTTGTTGACACTGCTTCATGAAAATCCACAGTAGCTCGCACGAAGCACAATAACTAGGTTTAGCCATTATTTGGATGGGTGGTATaattattatatatgtatatatatattttaaagggaCATAAATACGCCGTTTTTAGCCATATCATACTTCAAACATTTCTATGCCATCGGGTTAAATTGACCAAGCAACCGCCCATGTGATAGAGATGAATCGAAATAAGGGGGGAAACCTTATGAATGAAAACAACTCGGCTATCGTGGGGGAGGGGTGCTTGCGCGTGAGATCCTCGACTCTGACAACCCTACTATGACCGTTTTGATTCCTTTCGAAAGTCGAATGACCGGTGTTAAATAGACACACCGAGTAGAGGGCACACGCGTGTGAAGAATGTTAAGCCAACTCTACAGATTCGAGCACCAGATGAGTGTTCCCAAGGACACCCATCGACAAAAAGCCTATTTCATGCAACTACAGTGGCAACAATGTTCCCAAAGCCGGAGTTCTGAACACTATGCGCATAGCCTACTTGCATCAGAGGGTTTGACGTATCCAGTCTACATTTAAGTAACAAAGAATCGATGACCAAACACGATATTTCAAATGTGTTTCACGCATTGAGGGGGAGATACGCACCCATCTGCAACCATCCATAACGTCGATTCCATCAACCAATATGCCAAAACTCCATCCAAGTAAATTGTCCAAGCGTATTTTAATTAGCTCTTAACATTCGTAACGATTGCGTTATATCCCGATACGATGTTGTAGCTTATCTTCTTTCGTTATTCCTTCTTAAAATCTGGTGCattacacactgtgttccagaaATTGTAAATCCACGCTTCTTGATACACCCAATAAAGGTTGCGCACTTGAAGCCGATCTAGTCAGACAACCCAGTTTAGTCCTAGAGCGGAGTAACACTTGTAGGAATAATCTTCTTTAGGATTCTTAAAAAGCACACTTTAATTAATTTACAATATGAAAACAAATAATTATATATCCAATGGCTTCCGTCTTCGAATTCTAATGAGTCATTTTTtgtaaaataaggtttttgtTATGCGGAATGCTCAAAAGCAAGCGCTAATCGAGGACGTGCTCTCTTCAACACTGCATGCCTGTCTAACTCTGAATGAATGAGAACGTAGAGCTCAGTGTTTGCTCGACAAGCCAACTCCCATTGGCCATTCACTCCACTGAAAAAGGATACATCGCATCCGCTCTTAATTCATTGGGCAGATGTGGAAGGCCGGGCGATAGAGATGTGTGCAGCAGTTAAGGTGGAGCTGTTTGAAATAGCAGAGAAAGCTCATTTTGTTCTTGTGCTTACAAACTATGGAACAGTGACAACAGAAGTATCAATCTTTATAGCGTTGTTTTATTTAATTCCACGGCATTCCACGGCGTCTCACCATTCCAATTACGCATAGCATAGTTAGAAATCAAACTCAAGACAGAAAATCAT
The Oncorhynchus mykiss isolate Arlee chromosome 31, USDA_OmykA_1.1, whole genome shotgun sequence genome window above contains:
- the LOC110505084 gene encoding protein sprouty homolog 1, which gives rise to MALQSQHGPGGSLVVIQQPSLEGRQRSDYERELHHAAILSLDQIKAIRSSNEYTEGPSVVRRPPAPRMAPRPDKQQERTHEVILVNVNNNYEHRPVGHGHHSGVVVVAGGQQCSTRAPGLNRSTSTGSAASSGSNSSASSEQGLLARSPPSRPGMVALHQHHHRAERTQPVRAQPKALLAPQHGSHPPPPLEAPLKPSGKGDVASGHQFICERCGKCKCGDCTTPRTLPSCLACNGQCLCSAESALEHGTCMCLVKGIFYHCSNDDEGDSCADHPCSLSRSHCCSRFLCMGLLSVLFPCLLCYPPVKGCLKACQGCYDQVNRPGCRCKNSNTVYCKMESWSPQALEKPS